A single region of the Nicotiana sylvestris chromosome 6, ASM39365v2, whole genome shotgun sequence genome encodes:
- the LOC104213226 gene encoding LOW QUALITY PROTEIN: peroxidase 24-like (The sequence of the model RefSeq protein was modified relative to this genomic sequence to represent the inferred CDS: deleted 1 base in 1 codon): MKQSNLVFLLFVTVVAFGICNADKLKMNYYHKSCPSVESIVRDITWSRVAADPSLPAKLLRLHYHDCFVRGCDASVLLDSTQKKQAEKAALPNRSLGGYEVIDDIKKKLEEMCPHKVSCVDILALVTRDAVSYQLGRSMWKIPTGRKDGRVSKASEALATLPSPFANFTTLLQQFQDNDLDIVDLVTLSGAHTIGITHCTLVARRLYNFTGKGDADPSLNPNYATTLRTMCPNPINPNTVVELDPKSSLSFDSHYYEALNQNKGLLRSDAALMTNSHSAQIVRKLQNPHVFLAFFARSMKKMGVIGVLADGEGEIRNNCRVVNA, from the exons atgaaGCAAAGTAATCTtgtttttcttctatttgttACAGTAGTAGCTTTCGGGATTTGCAATGCAGATAAGCTGAAGATGAATTACTATCACAAAAGTTGCCCTTCAGTTGAAAGCATTGTGAGGGATATTACATGGAGCAGAGTTGCTGCTGATCCCAGCTTGCCAGCAAAGCTACTTCGCCTTCACTACCATGATTGCTTTGTTAGG GGCTGTGATGCATCAGTTTTACTAGACTCCACACAAAAAAAACAG GCAGAAAAAGCAGCCCTACCAAATCGATCTCTAGGAGGTTACGAGGTTATTGACGATATAAAGAAGAAACTAGAAGAAATGTGCCCACATAAAGTTTCTTGTGTTGATATTCTAGCCTTGGTAACTCGAGATGCAGTTTCGTACCAA TTGGGACGATCAATGTGGAAAATTCCAACAGGGAGGAAAGACGGAAGAGTATCAAAGGCATCGGAAGCGTTAGCCACCTTGCCATCGCCATTTGCAAACTTCACCACTCTTTTGCAACAATTTCAAGACAACGATTTGGACATTGTCGATTTAGTTACTTTGTCAG GGGCACATACCATAGGAATAACACATTGCACATTGGTTGCAAGAAGACTTTACAATTTCACAGGAAAGGGCGATGCAGATCCTTCATTgaatcccaattatgctacaacgTTGAGAACAATGTGCCCTAACCCTATCAATCCAAACACTGTTGTAGAACTGGATCCAAAAAGTTCATTATCTTTTGATAGCCATTACTATGAGGCTCTGAATCAAAACAAAGGCTTACTCAGATCTGATGCGGCGTTAATGACCAACTCCCATTCTGCTCAGATTGTAAGAAAACTGCAAAATCCCCATGTTTTCTTAGCATTTTTCGCCCGTTCGATGAAGAAAATGGGCGTTATTGGAGTCCTCGCGGATGGTGAAGGAGAAATAAGGAACAACTGTAGAGTTGTAAATGCCTAA
- the LOC104214100 gene encoding acyl carrier protein 1, chloroplastic-like — protein sequence MASITGSSVTMSCSLKQNQALNRVSNLKTSSLSFKGISFSSIRLNRATGHLTITCAAKPETVNKVCEIVKKQLALSGETEVSGESKFAALGADSLDTVEIVMGLEEEFGISVEEDSAQSIATVQDAADLIEDLISKKA from the exons ATGGCTTCTATTACAGGTTCATCTGTTACCATGTCATGCTCCTTGAAGCAAAATCAG GCACTTAACCGAGTCTCTAATTTGAAGACGTCTTCTCTTTCATTCAAGGGGATAAGCTTCTCTTCCATCCGATTGAATCGAGCCACTGGCCACCTCACTATCACTTGCGCG GCTAAGCCAGAAACGGTCAACAAGGTGTGTGAAATTGTGAAGAAACAACTGGCTCTTTCTGGTGAAACTGAAGTCAGTGGAGAGTCAAAGTTTGCTGCGCTTGGTGCTGATTCTCTTGATACG GTGGAGATAGTCATGGGGCTTGAGGAAGAGTTTGGTATTTCCGTAGAAGAAGACAGTGCTCAGAGTATTGCAACAGTTCAAGATGCTGCAGACCTGATTGAGGATCTCATTTCAAAGAAAGCTTGA